A genomic region of Catalinimonas niigatensis contains the following coding sequences:
- a CDS encoding anhydro-N-acetylmuramic acid kinase — MKARKYKVIGLMSGTSLDGLDIAYCHFGQIEGVWQFEIIAANTFTYDEAWQKRLQDITKTSGEELMQTHQELGVWMGNAVNRFMKKHEVDPEFIASHGHTVFHQPEKGFTLQIGSSYAMHAQCGKPVISNFRDMDLALGGQGAPLVPIGDRLLFSHHDICLNIGGIANISAEVKGQRLAYDTCPANMVLNHFAQKLGHAYDKGGEIARTGQVNQSILDRLNTLEYYKAAFPKSLGYEWVLENVISPMEKEALSTEDMLATLTHHVAQQIAANVHLLLEARMEASEQEASMMATGGGAFNTYLIECIREYSEGKFRIVLPNELIISYKEALIFAFLGVLRVRNEVNCLSSVTGASHDHSAGIFYGDLQV, encoded by the coding sequence TTGAAAGCAAGAAAATATAAAGTAATAGGATTGATGTCAGGTACCTCTTTGGATGGACTGGACATTGCGTACTGCCATTTTGGGCAAATTGAGGGCGTTTGGCAATTTGAGATCATTGCCGCCAACACCTTTACATACGATGAGGCATGGCAGAAACGCCTTCAAGACATCACCAAGACCAGCGGAGAAGAACTGATGCAAACCCATCAGGAACTCGGAGTGTGGATGGGAAATGCGGTCAACCGTTTTATGAAGAAGCACGAGGTAGATCCTGAGTTTATTGCTTCTCACGGACATACTGTCTTCCATCAGCCGGAGAAAGGTTTTACCCTGCAAATTGGCAGCAGTTACGCAATGCATGCACAGTGTGGCAAGCCGGTCATCAGTAACTTCAGAGACATGGACCTGGCGCTGGGCGGGCAGGGAGCCCCGCTGGTACCTATAGGCGACCGTTTATTATTCTCCCATCATGATATTTGTCTTAATATTGGAGGCATTGCCAATATATCTGCAGAAGTAAAGGGACAGCGACTGGCTTACGATACCTGCCCGGCCAATATGGTACTCAATCATTTTGCTCAAAAACTCGGGCATGCTTACGACAAAGGGGGAGAAATAGCGCGTACAGGCCAGGTAAATCAATCCATCTTGGATCGGCTAAACACATTGGAGTACTACAAAGCTGCTTTTCCCAAATCTTTGGGCTACGAGTGGGTACTTGAAAATGTGATCAGCCCAATGGAAAAAGAAGCATTATCTACTGAAGATATGCTGGCTACGCTTACTCATCATGTGGCACAGCAAATTGCTGCCAACGTTCATCTGTTACTGGAAGCCCGGATGGAAGCGTCGGAACAGGAGGCGAGCATGATGGCTACTGGAGGAGGAGCTTTCAATACCTATCTTATTGAATGCATAAGAGAATACAGTGAAGGAAAATTCCGAATCGTATTACCCAATGAGCTAATCATCTCTTACAAAGAAGCTTTGATTTTTGCATTTTTGGGTGTATTAAGAGTTCGTAATGAAGTCAATTGCTTAAGCTCCGTGACGGGAGCCTCACATGACCATAGCGCAGGAATCTTTTATGGCGACTTACAGGTATAA
- a CDS encoding FAD:protein FMN transferase: MNSYQKKNIIYSIVLLSLVAIVWLFRQSSDDSSEEASKQVSFSGQTMGTVYNIKYLDEEERSFKTSVDSLLEVFNQSVNHYLPESEISRFNHLDTLAENIAQGDTPGVDTLYFELPYFYPVLQKSQEVVEVTNGAFDPTVAPLVNAWGFGPEGGELPDSLAVDSLLELVGFEMIQFNENFVTKTQPHVQLNFSAIAKGYGVDVIADFLSSKGIENMMVEIGGEVVCKGVNARGEVWRIGIDDPAQSGNMSAAIAIHNRAIATSGDYRNFYERDGKRYSHTIDPKTGYPVKHSVLSVSVIADNCMTSDAYATAFMVMGLEATKKVLETHPSLDVLIIYDEGGETKTFQTPGVEENLLEL; the protein is encoded by the coding sequence ATGAATTCTTATCAGAAAAAAAATATTATTTACTCTATCGTACTGCTGAGTCTGGTAGCCATTGTGTGGCTTTTCAGGCAGTCGTCAGACGACAGTAGCGAAGAAGCTAGTAAGCAGGTATCCTTTAGCGGGCAGACGATGGGCACAGTATATAATATCAAATACTTGGATGAAGAAGAAAGGAGTTTTAAAACCAGTGTAGATTCACTCCTTGAGGTTTTCAATCAATCAGTAAATCACTACCTACCGGAATCAGAAATTTCCCGTTTCAATCATTTGGATACATTAGCAGAAAATATAGCTCAGGGAGATACTCCCGGAGTGGATACTCTTTATTTTGAATTGCCTTACTTTTATCCGGTATTGCAAAAAAGTCAGGAAGTGGTAGAAGTAACTAATGGAGCCTTTGACCCTACGGTAGCCCCCCTGGTCAATGCCTGGGGCTTTGGTCCGGAAGGGGGAGAACTGCCCGACAGTCTGGCGGTAGATTCCCTGCTGGAACTGGTAGGCTTTGAGATGATTCAATTCAATGAAAACTTTGTGACCAAAACCCAGCCCCACGTTCAGCTCAACTTCAGTGCGATTGCCAAAGGATATGGCGTAGATGTAATTGCTGACTTTCTAAGCAGTAAAGGTATTGAAAACATGATGGTGGAAATTGGCGGAGAGGTGGTATGCAAAGGCGTAAATGCCAGAGGAGAAGTATGGCGTATTGGCATAGATGATCCCGCACAAAGTGGAAATATGTCAGCCGCTATTGCGATTCATAATCGGGCAATCGCTACTTCAGGCGACTATCGTAACTTTTATGAGCGTGATGGAAAACGCTATTCTCATACCATTGATCCTAAAACAGGTTATCCGGTGAAGCACTCAGTACTTAGTGTATCGGTTATTGCAGATAACTGTATGACATCCGATGCCTATGCCACTGCCTTTATGGTGATGGGATTGGAAGCTACCAAAAAAGTATTAGAAACACATCCTTCTCTGGATGTGCTGATCATCTACGATGAAGGGGGTGAGACAAAAACCTTTCAAACTCCAGGAGTGGAAGAAAATTTGCTAGAACTATGA
- a CDS encoding M16 family metallopeptidase — protein sequence MAEYELYTLPNGIRIAHKQITHTKVVHCGFVLDIGSRDEKPDQHGIAHFWEHMAFKGTKKRKAFHILNRLDSVGGELNAYTTKEKICFYASVLDRHFDSAFELLADITFDSVFPEKQIERERNVILEEMSMYYDSPEDAIQDDFDEVVFGKHPLGMNILGTSDSIRRFHREDFKTFVQENLDTEKLVFSCAGNLPMKKVIKLAEKYLKDIPKQHAIRSRKPFEKYQPKHLTVERALTQAQCAIGRDAYPVQHENSLAFFMLTNLLGGPSMNTRLNLALREKHGLVYAVDAEYQSYTDTGMFSIYFGTEPRQLEKAKNYIMKELHKLRETPLGSMQLHRAKEQLMGQLAMSSENNQNLMLAMARSILDEYEMETLETLYEKIRATDTRKLQAVAQEMFQEKDLSTLSFVPKAF from the coding sequence ATGGCAGAATACGAACTTTATACCCTTCCTAACGGAATAAGAATAGCACATAAACAGATTACCCATACCAAGGTGGTGCATTGCGGCTTTGTGCTGGACATTGGCAGCCGCGATGAAAAACCAGATCAGCATGGCATCGCCCACTTTTGGGAGCACATGGCTTTTAAGGGCACCAAAAAGCGCAAAGCTTTTCATATCCTCAACCGGCTGGATTCGGTAGGTGGCGAACTTAATGCTTATACGACCAAAGAAAAAATCTGCTTTTATGCTTCCGTGCTGGATCGGCACTTTGATAGTGCTTTTGAACTCCTGGCCGATATTACTTTTGATTCTGTGTTTCCTGAAAAGCAGATTGAGCGCGAACGTAATGTGATCCTGGAAGAGATGTCCATGTACTATGACTCACCGGAAGACGCCATACAGGATGATTTTGACGAAGTGGTATTTGGAAAACACCCTCTGGGTATGAATATCCTGGGTACCAGCGACAGCATTCGTCGCTTCCACCGGGAAGATTTCAAGACCTTTGTACAGGAAAATCTGGATACCGAAAAGCTCGTTTTTTCCTGCGCAGGTAACCTGCCGATGAAAAAAGTGATCAAGCTGGCAGAGAAATATTTGAAGGATATTCCTAAGCAGCATGCGATCAGGAGCAGAAAACCATTTGAAAAATACCAGCCCAAACATCTTACTGTGGAACGTGCCCTGACCCAGGCCCAGTGTGCCATTGGCCGTGATGCCTATCCTGTACAGCATGAAAACAGCCTTGCCTTTTTCATGCTGACCAACTTGCTGGGTGGTCCCAGTATGAATACCCGTCTCAACCTGGCATTGCGTGAAAAGCATGGGTTGGTGTATGCCGTAGATGCTGAGTACCAGTCCTATACCGATACGGGTATGTTTTCTATTTACTTTGGTACCGAGCCCCGGCAGTTGGAGAAAGCCAAAAATTATATTATGAAAGAGCTTCATAAACTGCGTGAGACACCCTTGGGAAGTATGCAACTGCATCGTGCCAAGGAACAACTCATGGGGCAACTGGCGATGAGCAGTGAAAATAACCAAAACCTGATGCTGGCTATGGCCCGTAGTATCCTGGATGAGTACGAGATGGAAACACTGGAAACGCTTTATGAGAAGATACGTGCCACAGACACCAGGAAATTGCAAGCGGTGGCTCAGGAAATGTTTCAGGAAAAAGACTTATCTACATTGAGCTTCGTACCTAAAGCTTTTTAA
- the queG gene encoding tRNA epoxyqueuosine(34) reductase QueG, translating to MAFQLAERRAQLVKEKAKALGFDFCGISKAEFLEEEAPRLEAWLAQGMQGQMQYMANHFDKRLDPTKLVEGARSVVTLLYNYYPAQDLSQSDNYKISKYAYGQDYHFVIKDKLRALLEHLQQEIGETHGRVFVDSAPVMERAWAKRSGVGWIGKNSLLLTKQRGSFFFLAELIIDVDLATDGPVKDYCGTCTRCIDACPTDAIVAPYVVDGSKCISYYTIELKEEIPEEVQGKFENWIFGCDICQDVCPWNRHAQPHQESAFSPHPELEHMDKRDWEELTEEVFRKVFKKSAVKRTKFGGLQRNIRFASETKKAVDDGYGS from the coding sequence ATGGCATTTCAATTAGCGGAAAGAAGGGCGCAGTTGGTCAAAGAAAAGGCAAAGGCATTAGGATTTGACTTCTGTGGAATATCCAAGGCTGAGTTTTTGGAGGAAGAAGCGCCCCGCCTGGAAGCCTGGCTTGCTCAGGGCATGCAGGGACAGATGCAGTATATGGCCAATCATTTTGACAAAAGATTAGATCCCACTAAGCTGGTTGAAGGTGCCCGCTCAGTAGTCACCTTGCTGTACAATTATTATCCGGCTCAGGACCTGAGCCAGAGTGATAACTACAAGATATCTAAATATGCTTATGGACAAGACTATCACTTTGTAATTAAAGACAAGTTGAGGGCTTTGCTTGAGCACTTGCAGCAGGAAATCGGAGAAACACACGGGAGAGTATTTGTAGATTCAGCTCCAGTGATGGAAAGAGCCTGGGCTAAACGCAGCGGTGTGGGTTGGATAGGAAAAAACAGTCTTTTGCTGACCAAACAAAGGGGTAGTTTCTTTTTTCTGGCCGAATTGATTATTGATGTAGATCTGGCCACGGACGGACCAGTTAAAGATTATTGCGGTACCTGTACGCGTTGTATAGATGCCTGCCCTACCGATGCGATAGTAGCGCCTTATGTAGTGGATGGCAGCAAATGTATTTCTTATTATACCATTGAACTGAAAGAGGAAATTCCTGAGGAAGTGCAGGGAAAGTTTGAAAACTGGATATTTGGCTGTGATATTTGTCAGGATGTTTGTCCCTGGAACCGGCATGCTCAGCCTCACCAGGAGTCAGCCTTTTCACCCCATCCTGAGCTTGAACATATGGACAAACGCGACTGGGAGGAATTGACAGAAGAAGTATTCCGAAAAGTGTTTAAGAAATCAGCGGTGAAAAGAACGAAGTTTGGAGGTTTACAAAGAAATATCCGTTTTGCCTCAGAAACAAAAAAAGCCGTAGATGATGGCTACGGCTCATAA
- the aroC gene encoding chorismate synthase, whose protein sequence is MGNSFGTLFKITTFGESHGKSIGVIIDGCPAGMPLDEALILQDMDRRKPGQSKITTQRKESDTFHIQSGVFDGKTTGTPIMILIPNEDQRSKDYSHIADKFRPSHADFTYHAKYGVRDYRGGGRSSARETAARVAAGAVAKQFLKHKGIETNAYVSQVGSLRLDKSYHELDLKRTEENIVRCPDPATAEQMIELIDTTRKNRDTIGGIVSCVITGVPAGLGEPVFDKLHAELGKAMLGINAVKGFEYGSGFEGVALNGSQHNDAYYKDGDKVRTRTNHSGGIQGGISNGEDIYFRLAFKPVATLMQDQESLNEAGESVTVSGKGRHDPCVVPRAVPIVEAMAALVIADYYLLNQTIKF, encoded by the coding sequence ATGGGAAATTCGTTCGGTACGCTTTTTAAAATCACCACTTTTGGTGAATCACATGGCAAGTCTATTGGAGTTATTATAGATGGCTGCCCCGCCGGTATGCCTCTGGACGAAGCGCTTATTCTACAAGATATGGACCGCCGTAAGCCAGGGCAGTCCAAAATTACTACCCAACGCAAGGAGAGTGACACCTTTCATATTCAATCAGGTGTGTTTGATGGCAAGACTACAGGTACGCCCATCATGATCCTCATTCCTAATGAAGATCAGCGAAGCAAAGATTACTCTCATATCGCCGATAAATTTCGCCCTTCTCATGCTGACTTTACTTACCATGCCAAATACGGAGTCCGTGACTATCGGGGTGGGGGCAGAAGCTCAGCCCGTGAAACTGCCGCCAGGGTGGCTGCCGGAGCTGTAGCCAAGCAGTTTTTAAAGCATAAAGGTATTGAGACGAATGCTTATGTATCGCAGGTAGGAAGCCTACGTCTGGACAAAAGCTATCATGAACTGGACCTGAAGCGTACCGAAGAAAATATTGTCCGTTGCCCTGATCCGGCTACTGCTGAGCAGATGATTGAACTCATTGACACTACCCGTAAAAACCGGGATACCATTGGCGGGATTGTCAGTTGTGTGATAACCGGTGTTCCTGCCGGCCTTGGCGAACCGGTATTTGATAAGTTACATGCAGAGCTAGGCAAAGCCATGTTGGGTATCAATGCTGTCAAAGGCTTTGAATATGGTAGTGGATTTGAAGGTGTAGCCCTGAACGGCTCGCAGCATAATGATGCGTATTATAAAGACGGTGATAAAGTGCGTACCCGTACCAATCACTCCGGCGGTATACAGGGAGGGATTTCCAATGGAGAAGATATTTACTTTCGATTAGCCTTCAAACCAGTAGCTACTTTGATGCAAGATCAGGAAAGCCTGAACGAAGCTGGAGAAAGTGTTACTGTCTCTGGTAAGGGTCGCCATGATCCTTGTGTTGTTCCCCGCGCTGTGCCTATTGTAGAAGCTATGGCTGCCCTGGTAATTGCAGACTATTATCTGTTGAATCAGACAATTAAGTTTTAA
- a CDS encoding porin family protein, with protein sequence MATYRYKLIFFTLLLCLGGLQAQAQDSLQTEPKTWSKLSIGTRHGAGISFIFEPNNVLTGSSPNLTTTLGYTGGLSVQYYAQPNFSLQFGVNYTEKGWEENFVTTVNNEPRVTDSLFFRQQLNYIDVPIMAHGYVGQRNVRIYLEAGFFLSYLLSHSSEREISITDEQIAYQYEEGRDNRFNIGIAAGGGFEIVTAVGMFQLGGRYSLGFSSVLDKNITPVPNPLMMNSIMITLGYYVRF encoded by the coding sequence ATGGCGACTTACAGGTATAAACTTATTTTTTTCACACTGCTTCTTTGTTTAGGCGGTTTACAGGCGCAGGCGCAGGATTCTTTACAAACCGAACCTAAGACTTGGTCTAAGCTAAGCATTGGCACCCGGCATGGAGCAGGTATATCGTTTATTTTTGAACCTAATAATGTTCTCACTGGCTCAAGTCCTAATTTGACTACCACTCTGGGCTATACGGGAGGCTTGTCAGTTCAATATTATGCGCAGCCTAACTTCAGCCTGCAATTTGGTGTCAACTATACGGAGAAGGGGTGGGAAGAAAATTTTGTAACTACAGTCAATAATGAACCTAGGGTTACCGATAGTCTTTTCTTTCGGCAGCAGCTCAATTATATTGATGTTCCCATCATGGCGCATGGCTATGTCGGACAGCGAAATGTGCGTATCTATCTGGAGGCAGGTTTTTTTCTGAGCTACCTACTTTCCCACAGCAGCGAGCGGGAGATAAGCATTACTGATGAGCAGATTGCCTATCAATACGAGGAAGGCCGGGACAATCGCTTTAATATCGGAATTGCAGCAGGAGGAGGTTTTGAGATAGTCACTGCCGTAGGTATGTTCCAACTAGGCGGGCGCTACAGCCTGGGGTTTAGCTCGGTACTGGATAAAAATATTACCCCGGTGCCCAATCCTCTGATGATGAATTCCATTATGATCACATTGGGTTATTACGTAAGGTTTTAG
- the ruvB gene encoding Holliday junction branch migration DNA helicase RuvB, with amino-acid sequence MREDYLKGDADHLSSGEREVEKALRPLSFDDFTGQYKIIENLKVFVLAAKKRGDQLDHVLLHGPPGLGKTTLSHIIAHELGSQIKITSGPVLDKPSDLAGLLTNLETGNVLFIDEIHRLNPIVEEYLYSAMEDFKIDIMLDSGPNARTVQISLSPFTLVGATTRSGLLTSPLRARFGINARLEYYDAEFLLSIVKRSASILNTPIHEEAAYEIARRSRGTPRIANTLLRRTRDFAEIKGEGIITKPIAEMALKALDVDQNGLDDMDNRILSTIIEKFKGGPVGISTIATACGEEAETIEEVYEPFLIKEGYIKRTSRGREATELAYKHLKIIPPGRAQTLFDT; translated from the coding sequence ATGAGAGAAGATTATTTAAAAGGTGATGCCGATCATCTGAGCTCCGGTGAACGGGAGGTAGAAAAAGCGCTCCGCCCCCTAAGCTTTGACGATTTTACCGGCCAATATAAAATCATTGAAAACCTCAAAGTGTTTGTGCTTGCTGCTAAAAAGCGTGGTGATCAGCTGGATCATGTACTGTTGCACGGACCTCCCGGACTGGGTAAAACCACTTTGTCGCACATCATCGCGCATGAGTTAGGCTCTCAGATCAAGATTACTTCTGGTCCGGTACTGGATAAGCCAAGTGACCTGGCAGGGCTGCTAACTAATCTGGAGACAGGAAATGTACTGTTTATTGACGAGATCCATCGGCTAAATCCTATTGTTGAGGAATACCTCTACTCAGCCATGGAAGATTTTAAAATTGATATTATGCTGGACTCCGGGCCTAACGCCCGTACAGTACAGATCAGCCTCAGCCCATTTACCTTAGTTGGTGCTACTACCCGTTCCGGTTTGCTTACCTCTCCTTTGCGGGCACGTTTTGGTATCAATGCCCGCCTGGAATATTATGATGCGGAGTTTTTGCTCAGTATTGTAAAGCGTTCAGCCAGTATCTTGAATACGCCAATTCACGAAGAAGCGGCTTATGAGATTGCCCGGCGCAGCAGAGGGACTCCGCGTATTGCCAATACACTTTTGCGCCGTACAAGGGATTTTGCGGAAATTAAAGGAGAAGGCATCATTACCAAGCCCATTGCAGAGATGGCACTGAAAGCCCTGGATGTAGACCAGAATGGTCTGGATGACATGGACAACCGCATCCTTTCTACTATTATTGAGAAATTTAAAGGTGGTCCGGTAGGGATCAGTACCATCGCCACAGCCTGCGGTGAAGAGGCAGAAACGATAGAAGAAGTATATGAACCCTTCTTAATCAAAGAAGGCTACATTAAACGTACTTCAAGGGGCAGAGAGGCTACCGAACTCGCGTATAAACATCTAAAGATCATTCCTCCCGGCAGGGCTCAAACTTTATTTGATACTTAA
- a CDS encoding BatD family protein, translated as MRYKYVLILCVATFFLALQAEAQQVSVELGPNEIGLNEQFTITVKIQDDRLRKYDDFPEIPGFEKAGISTSSSTNIVNGQVSSSQSVTQTYLPTREGSFKLSPFRMNVNETQVSSSGSTITVGAANQNTRRNSPFTDPFGDFFGRDEEEQSQEFVDVKDDAFLALSNDQDSVYLGEGFTTTLAFYVSERNQAPLQFYDLGKQLTDILKKIRPSNAWEENFNIENINGKPVSINGENYTQYKIYQATFYPLNEEVIKFPEVGLQMIKYRVAKNPSFFGRRRQEDFKTFQSKPKQVYVKKLPPHPLRESVAVGNYRLEEEIGEQELTTGNSFNYVFKIVGEGNISAIDKPIIQEDDNFDVYAPSIEQNISRRNNEVVGSKAFSYYAVPNEPGEYKLGEYFKWVFFNTSTKQYDTLTSDIAIQVTGKSRKNDYISAQDVGTFYSKASSADNTLRSMENDGWLQLLANALILGMLVLTVIVVFKK; from the coding sequence ATGAGGTATAAATATGTGCTAATATTATGTGTAGCGACATTTTTTTTGGCCTTACAAGCTGAAGCTCAACAAGTTTCGGTGGAATTAGGTCCTAATGAAATAGGCCTCAATGAACAGTTCACTATTACTGTAAAAATACAAGATGACCGTCTGCGCAAATATGATGATTTTCCTGAAATTCCGGGTTTTGAGAAGGCTGGTATATCCACATCCTCTTCTACCAATATTGTCAATGGGCAGGTATCTTCCTCACAAAGTGTTACCCAGACTTATCTGCCTACCCGGGAGGGAAGTTTTAAATTGTCACCCTTCCGAATGAATGTAAATGAAACCCAGGTAAGTTCGTCAGGCTCAACCATTACTGTAGGTGCGGCCAATCAAAATACCCGTAGGAATAGCCCTTTTACTGACCCATTTGGAGATTTTTTCGGAAGGGATGAGGAGGAGCAGTCGCAGGAATTTGTAGATGTAAAAGATGATGCTTTTTTGGCTCTTTCCAATGATCAAGATAGTGTGTATCTGGGCGAGGGATTTACCACTACCCTGGCTTTTTATGTCTCCGAGAGAAATCAGGCACCCTTACAGTTTTATGACCTCGGCAAGCAATTAACTGATATACTTAAGAAAATCAGGCCTTCTAACGCCTGGGAAGAAAATTTTAACATAGAAAATATTAACGGTAAGCCGGTTTCTATCAATGGTGAAAACTATACCCAATATAAAATTTACCAGGCTACTTTTTATCCACTCAATGAAGAGGTTATTAAATTTCCTGAAGTGGGTTTGCAGATGATCAAGTACAGAGTAGCCAAAAACCCTTCTTTCTTTGGCCGCCGCAGACAGGAAGATTTCAAAACCTTTCAAAGCAAACCCAAACAGGTATACGTTAAAAAACTTCCTCCTCACCCGCTGAGAGAAAGTGTAGCGGTAGGAAATTACCGGCTGGAAGAAGAAATTGGTGAGCAGGAACTCACCACCGGGAATAGCTTTAACTATGTGTTTAAGATCGTAGGAGAAGGTAACATCTCGGCCATTGATAAACCAATAATCCAAGAAGATGATAATTTTGATGTGTATGCCCCTAGCATTGAGCAAAATATCAGTAGGCGCAATAATGAAGTAGTAGGCTCCAAAGCGTTCTCTTACTACGCTGTACCCAACGAGCCCGGTGAATATAAGCTTGGTGAGTATTTTAAGTGGGTGTTCTTTAATACTTCTACCAAACAATACGATACTTTGACTTCTGATATCGCGATTCAGGTTACTGGCAAGAGCCGGAAGAATGATTATATCAGCGCTCAGGATGTAGGTACTTTTTATAGCAAAGCTTCTTCGGCAGACAATACGCTGAGAAGTATGGAAAATGATGGATGGCTCCAATTGCTGGCCAATGCCCTCATATTAGGCATGCTGGTACTGACAGTGATAGTGGTATTTAAAAAATAG
- a CDS encoding NAD(P)/FAD-dependent oxidoreductase: MKDITIIGGGLAGLINAILLARSGLKVQLVEKKHYPFHKVCGEFISNEVIPFLEQHGLYPAVLQPVPIHTFMLTSVSGKSSCMPLDLGGFGISRYALDHFLYQKALEAGVECLLDTAVQDVHFAENHFTLTLPHQEQQKSKLVIGAYGKRSRLDKQMHRKFVKERSPYIGVKYHLYADFPADRIALHNFRGGYCGISRIEDGKYNMCYLGSRSDLRKYGSIEAMEKAVLYENPHLKKLFTQSEFLFEKPEVINEVSFAPKRPVEQHILMSGDTAGLITPLCGNGMAMAIHSAKLLSGLIIQHYQQAVLDRGALENAYTKAWTSLFAQRLWVGRNVQRLFGSAFVSELGVGLVSTVKPIARQIMRRTHGKPF; the protein is encoded by the coding sequence TTGAAAGACATTACAATCATTGGTGGAGGACTGGCAGGCTTGATCAATGCCATTCTACTGGCACGCTCCGGCCTGAAGGTACAGCTTGTTGAAAAGAAACACTATCCTTTTCACAAGGTATGCGGTGAGTTTATTTCCAATGAGGTAATTCCTTTTCTTGAGCAGCATGGCCTTTATCCTGCTGTTTTGCAACCCGTTCCTATCCATACTTTTATGCTTACTTCTGTATCCGGAAAGAGCAGTTGTATGCCCCTGGACCTAGGAGGTTTTGGTATCAGTCGCTATGCGTTGGACCATTTTCTGTACCAAAAAGCTCTTGAAGCCGGAGTAGAATGCCTGCTGGATACTGCCGTACAAGATGTACATTTTGCAGAAAATCATTTTACGCTTACTTTGCCGCATCAGGAACAGCAGAAAAGCAAATTAGTCATCGGTGCTTATGGCAAACGCTCCAGGCTGGATAAGCAAATGCATCGGAAGTTTGTAAAGGAGCGTTCTCCTTATATTGGTGTTAAATACCATCTGTACGCAGATTTTCCGGCAGATAGGATTGCCCTACACAACTTCCGGGGAGGCTACTGTGGTATCAGCCGTATAGAAGATGGCAAATACAATATGTGTTATTTGGGCAGCCGTAGTGATTTGAGAAAATACGGCAGTATAGAAGCCATGGAAAAAGCAGTATTGTACGAAAATCCTCATCTTAAAAAGCTGTTTACCCAATCCGAATTTCTATTTGAAAAACCGGAGGTCATCAATGAGGTATCTTTCGCACCCAAACGTCCGGTAGAGCAACACATTCTCATGTCGGGCGATACTGCCGGACTGATCACACCGCTTTGTGGCAATGGCATGGCAATGGCTATTCATTCCGCCAAGCTGCTGTCCGGATTAATCATTCAGCATTATCAGCAGGCTGTATTGGATAGAGGTGCGCTTGAAAATGCGTATACAAAAGCCTGGACAAGCCTGTTTGCTCAGAGGCTATGGGTAGGCAGAAATGTACAACGGCTTTTTGGCAGCGCATTTGTATCCGAATTAGGGGTAGGACTGGTTTCCACAGTAAAGCCAATTGCCCGACAGATCATGCGTCGTACCCACGGAAAACCTTTTTAG